The region ATAGACTTGAGTCCGCAGTAAAAGAGCTAGATTCGGGGTGGGAAAGAGAGATCACCATTTCACGAGATACAATAGTTCCATTAAATCCTTTGCTTGATACTCTAAATGAGTTCAATAAATTAGAACATGGTACTAGTATCACAATTTCAGAAGAATCTCTGAGTGGTGGTTGGGATGCATTGCACAGTAATCGAGCAGATATTGCCATTGGTGTTTCAGATGACTTACCTAAAGGCGAGTATCAAATCACAGAGATTGGTCGTGTGAACTTTCTTTTTGCCGTTGCACAACACCATCCACTAGCTCAACTTAAGCGTCCTATCGAAGCAAGTGATTTATTGCAGTACCCTTCATTAATAGTCTCTGATTCCTCTATTTTATTACCGACTAGAGACACTGGGTTATTTAAAAGTAAACGTCGTATTCGATTCCAAACCATGCAAGCAAAAATCCAAGCACAACTGGCTGGCGTTGGGGTTGGTTTTTTGCCTAGACATTTAATCCAACCCTATTTAGATTCAAGAGAATTAATCGAGAAAGAGTGTACAGTGGCAAGAGTCAATCCTCCTTTATTTATTGCTTGGCATAAAGATAACAAAGGAAATGCATGTGCATGGTTCACTCAAGCATTAGCGCATAAAAAATGGTTAACATAAATAAATACGCACATACAAAATCACAAAGCTAGCCTAGAAACTACTTATTTTTTCAGGTAATACGCTCTTTTATATTGGTACATTAGCTCATCAGATACACGAAACATATCAATAAGTTCCGTGCTATCTGAGCATGACCAACCAATAGAATAATGCGCTAGATAAGCTTCACCTCTATTATCTAAATACTTCAAATTTTGTTGGTTTTTTTGTAACTGTTCAAAGAATAGTTCACACTCTTTTGTTGTCGTATTTTTGGCTAATAATGCAAATTCATCACCGCCAATACGATAAAACTTCATATTATTAAGTAATAAATTAGAAATATTATTGCCCGTCACTCTAATTAGCTCATCACCTAAATAGTGTCCGTGCTTATCATTGATGGCTTTTAATCCATTCACATCAAAGATAAATAAACCAAAATTCCAATTGACTTCAGAATCTCTAAAGCGCTTTTGGAAGCTCAGTAAATCTTCATTAAATGCTTTTCTGTTTCCACATGATAATAAAGAATCAGTTCTAGCGATATCAGCAAGCTCTAACCAAGAAGAGAGTTGCTTAACAAAAAGCTCAAACACAAGCACTTGTTCTTCAAGCTCAGGGGTTGATACAAAGCGTAAACTTGCTAATAATTTATCTTCACTTGAGTTGATTTGAATACCTAAATGCTCACCTAATGGCGCAAATCGTAGCGCCCACTCAGTGTGAGGGAAAAGTTGAGATAATTGCAGCTCTACTGTATGAGGGACCTCATGAAAATCAAGAGATTTATACTCAGTGCCAAACTCAATAACCGCAGCTAAATTGTTCTTATTTAACTCTTCACGAAATAGCGCATCACGAATTAATGAGGTTTGTTTTTTAACTTGTATTTCAAGCTCTTGATTAAAGTTGGATAGCTTCTCATTATTTAATTCAATTAAACCTTTAGATGCATTCAATTCGGTATTTTTTGACTTCAATTCAAAAAGTTGACTCTGAATTGTTATGCTCATTTTATTTAACACTACAGCCATTCGATCAAATTCAGTAAATTGGTATTTTTTTCTTTCGGTGATTTATTTAAAGCATAAGCAACTATTGTATCTTGCATTTCAAAAAGCTCTCTAGAGAGCCAACGGCTGATCCCCATAGCAATAAACAATACGGTAATAAATGTCCAACCGATAACACTAAATAGAGCAACTAGTGTTGATTTCATCTCTTTCAAACGAGCAATATCAGAAAATTGATAGGAAATATCTAGTTTTAATGGTGATGAGAAAAATGGATTATTTAAAATAAACAATCGGTCTAATGCATCATTATTGTCTGTAATAATATCATCTCTATCCGTCACCGAACTCCTTATCAAGCTAGAACCAATATGTTGATTAACATTAAAACTTTCATCCTGTAACAGAAAGTGTTGAAAGTGCTTTTCAATAGTATCAAATGAAATTAGCACGACTACATAACCAGAAGCCCGATATCGCCCCGCACCTTCTAAATTATACGCCAACATCGGGGTGACCAAAGCGACACCACGTGAAGACGACATTCCTTTTATTAGATTGGGTTCAGTATAAAACCGAGCTTCAGTTAATCCTTTCTCATAAATTGATTTATCTTTGCTAATCTCTTTTAATAACTGACTATTTTCAAAATGATATGGACGGCCATATAGGTCATACAATGGCTCCCAATCATCATTTAATATATAGACACTATTAACCAAATTAGATAACTCACTAAATCGAGTAAGGTTATGCGTAACAACACTAGAATAAAGAATATTTTCAAGTGCTTGGATATTAAACCTATCACGCGAAAGCCAATTCAAACTCTGCTGAATCCGATCAAATTCAGTTACAATTTCCTGTGCTATTGTCGATACAGCATTTTGAACCTGTTGCTCTTTTTGATCTAATAATGTTTGACCGATACTATTGGTTAAAAAGTGACTAATAAATAGCAATGGGGCTAATGCTGTAAATAATAGTACGTAAGTAAATACTTTACGTAGACTTAAAAATGGGCGAGAAATCATTGCTCCTCCACCTTCTTAGAAAATCGTTCTATTAAGTTTTCGATATATTTCATAGTCTGCTCTTCAGGCATTCCATCTACATGACGTGCGGCCCCCCTTGCTAGAGCTTCCCAAATAAAAGATACTCGTAAGCTTGTAGGCATCGGTTGGGACAGAAGGTACTGCTGGTAAACTAAATACATAATATTTTTATCCGGAGATATTGATGCTCGGTTTACTTCAACAGAAGCTGAGATATATTGATGCTCATTAATAAGTAGCGTTAAAAATTCCTTATCTTGAGCCAATTCAATTAACTGTTGGATCATTTCTCTTTTGTCTGGATTTTGATAGCCTGCTTTAGTCATTATCAAAATTTTACCTCCTGATAATGATTTCATTGGTTTACCTTTATAGCTAGGTAAAGAAATAACTCCAAGATCATCACCAAAGACATCAAGTAAATCACTAACAGCCCAATCACCATCAATTAAATATGACGCTTGCCCATCAATAAATCGCTGACGGCTACAGCTGCTATCACAATTTGTACCAATATGGTTAAGGTTGGCAAAATCATAAAATAATCGTAATGCATCGACACTTCTTTCATCATCAAATTTAATCTGATCAAGAGGAATGTCAGGAT is a window of Aliivibrio wodanis DNA encoding:
- a CDS encoding HTH-type transcriptional regulator, LysR family, whose translation is MQSPITLDALRALDAIDRKGSFAAAAKSLFKVPSALTYTIKKLEDDLNVVLFDRSKQKAQLTSAGKLILEQGREILIATDRLESAVKELDSGWEREITISRDTIVPLNPLLDTLNEFNKLEHGTSITISEESLSGGWDALHSNRADIAIGVSDDLPKGEYQITEIGRVNFLFAVAQHHPLAQLKRPIEASDLLQYPSLIVSDSSILLPTRDTGLFKSKRRIRFQTMQAKIQAQLAGVGVGFLPRHLIQPYLDSRELIEKECTVARVNPPLFIAWHKDNKGNACAWFTQALAHKKWLT